From a single Solanum dulcamara chromosome 4, daSolDulc1.2, whole genome shotgun sequence genomic region:
- the LOC129884746 gene encoding actin-depolymerizing factor 12-like has protein sequence MANSASGIAVSDECKLKFMELKAKRNHRYIVFKIDGQQVVVEKVGGQSETHDDFANSLPPNECRYAVFDYDFTTNENVQKSKIFFVSWSPETARVRSKMLYASSKDRFRREFDGVQVELQATDPSEMSLDTFICRAL, from the exons ATG GCGAATTCGGCATCAGGGATAGCAGTGAGTGATGAGTGCAAGCTGAAATTCATGGAGTTGAAAGCAAAAAGGAACCATAGATACATAGTGTTCAAGATTGATGGTCAGCAAGTTGTTGTTGAGAAGGTTGGTGGACAGTCAGAGACTCATGATGATTTTGCTAACAGCTTGCCTCCCAATGAATGCCGCTATGCTGTTTTTGACTATGATTTCACTACTAATGAAAATGTCCAGAAGAGCAAGATCTTCTTCGTTTCTTG GTCACCAGAAACAGCAAGGGTAAGAAGTAAGATGCTGTATGCAAGCTCCAAAGACAGATTCAGGAGGGAATTCGATGGTGTCCAGGTTGAGTTGCAGGCTACTGATCCAAGTGAAATGAGCTTGGATACCTTCATTTGCAGAGCTCTCTGA
- the LOC129884039 gene encoding uncharacterized protein LOC129884039 — protein sequence MDISVDTGSLQKSNKDDLFPEVSCSIKCPQASPIKPEFSSSSESCPEYFRWIHEDLRPWKETGITRKMVERARKVAHFRIVIVNGRVYFEKYKPTFQKRDMVTLWGILQLLSFYPGMLPDLDLVFECGDQPVTQRGDYGKSKDSIPPPLFHYCGNESSFDIVFPDWSFWGWPELSIRPWEKLEKDLQQSNEMIKWTEREPYAYWKGNALLGEARRDLLKCNVSGKQDWNARIYGLQWALERRQGYKTSDLASQCTHRYKIYVEGLAWSVSQKYILACDSVALLINPHYYDFYSRSLLPTVHYWPINENDKCKSIKFAVDWGNKNAKKAQEIGKAGSKFVHEELQMKYIYDYMFHLLSEYAKLLKYQPTVPREAVEVCSDTLICSTKGIRKKFRVHSRIHNVSSSNPCTMAPPWSPADLQDFIERKENLTKQVELWEETKSI from the exons ATGGATATA tcTGTCGACACAGGTTCCTTGCAGAAGAGCAATAAAGATGATCTTTTCCCTGAAGTTTCTTGCTCGATAAAATGTCCACAAGCTTCACCAATCAAGCCTGAATTTAGCTCATCATCTGAGTCATGCCCTGAATACTTTCGGTGGATTCATGAAGATTTAAGGCCATGGAAGGAGACAGGGATAACGCGAAAAATGGTAGAAAGAGCAAGAAAAGTGGCTCATTTTAGAATAGTCATAGTAAATGGAAGAGTGTATTTTGAGAAGTATAAACCAACTTTCcaaaaaagggacatggtcacaTTATGGGGGATATTGCAACTTCTTAGTTTTTATCCTGGAATGCTACCTGATTTAGATTTAGTTTTTGAATGTGGTGATCAACCAGTAACACAAAGAGGTGATTATGGAAAATCAAAGGACTCAATTCCACCACCATTGTTTCACTACTGTGGAAATGAATCGAGTTTCGATATTGTTTTCCCTGATTGGTCCTTTTGGGGTTG GCCAGAACTCTCCATAAGGCCAtgggaaaaattggaaaaagatTTGCAGCAGAGCAATGAGATGATTAAGTGGACGGAAAGGGAGCCTTATGCTTACTGGAAAGGGAATGCACTGTTAGGCGAAGCAAGACGTGACCTACTGAAGTGCAACGTCTCTGGGAAGCAGGACTGGAATGCTCGAATTTATGGCTTG CAATGGGCTCTCGAACGTAGACAAGGCTATAAAACCTCAGATTTGGCCAGTCAGTGCACTCATAG ATACAAGATATATGTTGAAGGGCTGGCATGGTCAGTGAGTCAAAAGTACATTTTAGCTTGTGATTCTGTGGCTCTGCTCATAAATCCCCACTACTATGATTTCTACTCAAGGAGTTTGCTGCCAACAGTCCATTACTGGCCAATAAATGAGAATGACAAATGCAAATCCATCAAGTTTGCAGTAGATTGGGGCAATAAGAATGCAAAAAAG GCACAAGAAATAGGAAAAGCAGGTAGCAAGTTTGTACATGAGGAGCTACAAATGAAGTACATTTACGACTACATGTTTCATCTCTTGTCTGAATATGCCAAGCTTTTGAAATATCAGCCTACTGTGCCTAGAGAAGCTGTTGAAGTATGCTCCGATACATTGATTTGCTCGACCAAAGGAATAAGAAAGAAGTTTCGTGTACATTCCAGGATTCATAATGTTTCATCTTCAAATCCATGCACCATGGCCCCTCCCTGGAGTCCTGCAGATCTCCAAGATTTTATCGAGAGAAAAGAGAATCTCACAAAGCAAGTTGAACTATGGGAAGAAActaaaagtatttga
- the LOC129886584 gene encoding uncharacterized protein LOC129886584 yields the protein MKEKNEKLMNEFWLRPAFKNNSAKWKYLKKKTTTTLTASLLLFFFLLVVSLLFFAGWFDLAKYTSHSYKKVAASTIQPQILEFPLDCAAWNQSNKCPRNYPTSYKPLNPNNSTCPEYFRWIHEDLKPWKETGITREMLEKGKRHAHFRLIILDGKIYVEKYNTKNFIQTRHLYTMYGIVQLLRWYPGKLPNLEIMFDTDDRPVVRSKDYRQPNSGPPPLFRYCSDWHSLDIVFPDWSFWGWAETNIRPWRSVIKEIKEGNKRTKWKDRIPFAYWKGNPHVSPIRKDLMKCNITDKQNFHTLLYIQDWVDQSKKGFKESDLANQCTHRYKIYVEGWAWSVSEKYILACDSPTLYVRPRYHDFFMRGMIPQQHYWPIRENNKCNSLNFVVQWGNNHTDKAEEIGKAGSHFIHEDMKMEYIFDYIFHLLNEYAKLLKFEPIIPAEAVEICSESLACTSQGIWRKFMEEGLEKSPSYTNPCTLPPPYEPQQLKSFVEQKIKATQQVEAWENEYWNNLNNKQLL from the exons ATGAAAGAAAAGAATGAGAAGTTGATGaatgaattttggctaaggccAGCTTTCAAAAACAATTCAGCAAAATGGAAATATCTCAAGAAGAAAACTACAACAACCTTAACGGCATCGTTGCTGCTTTTCTTCTTTCTGCTCGTagtttctctcttgttcttcgCGGGATGGTTTGATCTT GCAAAATACACTAGTCATTCCTATAAAAAAGTAGCAGCCTCAACAATCCAACCTCAAATTCTTGAATTCCCTTTGGATTGTGCTGCATGGAATCAGTCCAATAAATGTCCAAGAAATTACCCTACTTCCTATAAACCCTTAAACCCTAATAATTCAACATGTCCTGAGTATTTTAGATGGATTCATGAAGATTTAAAGCCATGGAAGGAGACAGGAATTACTAGGGAAATGTTGGAGAAAGGAAAAAGGCATGCACATTTCAGATTAATTATATTGGATGGTAAAATTTATGTTGAGAAATATAATACAAAGAATTTTATTCAGACTAGACATTTGTACACTATGTATGGAATTGTACAACTCCTAAGGTGGTACCctggaaaattgcctaatttggAGATCATGTTTGATACCGATGACCGGCCGGTCGTCCGATCGAAGGATTACCGGCAACCTAACTCCGGCCCACCACCGTTATTTCGATATTGTTCAGATTGGCATAGTTTGGATATTGTCTTCCCAGATTGGTCGTTTTGGGGCTG GGCTGAGACAAATATAAGGCCATGGAGAAGTGTGATTAAGGAGATAAAAGAAGGTAACAAAAGAACAAAATGGAAGGATAGGATACCCTTTGCTTATTGGAAGGGAAATCCACATGTTTCTCCAATTAGAAAAGATCTCATGAAGTGTAATATTACTGACAAACAGAACTTCCATACTCTCTTATACATACAG GATTGGGTTGATCAATCCAAAAAGGGTTTCAAGGAATCAGATCTTGCAAATCAATGCACCCATAG atataaaatatatgtggAAGGATGGGCATGGTCAGTGAGTGAAAAATACATTTTGGCGTGCGATTCACCAACGTTGTACGTAAGACCCCGTTACCATGATTTCTTCATGAGAGGAATGATTCCTCAACAACATTATTGGCCTAttagagaaaataataaatgtaACTCCCTCAACTTTGTTGTTCAATGGGGCAACAATCACACCGACAAG GCAGAGGAAATTGGAAAGGCAGGAAGTCATTTCATTCATGAAGATATGAAGATGgaatatatatttgattacaTATTCCATTTGTTGAATGAATATGCAAAGTTGCTAAAATTTGAACCAATAATTCCAGCAGAGGCAGTTGAAATATGTTCAGAATCATTGGCATGCACTTCACAAGGTATATGGAGAAAGTTCATGGAAGAAGGCTTAGAGAAATCTCCTAGTTATACAAATCCATGTACACTTCCTCCACCTTATGAACCTCAACAGCTTAAATCATTTGTTGAACAAAAGATAAAGGCCACACAACAAGTGGAGGCATGGGAGAATGAGTATTGGAACAACCTAAACAACAAGCAATTATTATAG
- the LOC129886585 gene encoding FT-interacting protein 7-like: protein MINLKLGVEVVGAHNLLSKDGQGSSSPFVELHFDGQKFRTTIKEKDLDPAWNETFYFNVSDPNELSSLTLEALVFNNNKSSQSKSSLGKVKINGSSFVPYSDAVVLHYPLEKAGVFSRARGELGLKVFITDDPSIRISNSFPTTDSSSHISSFSSLSDEPTQRVPNFISEPVANGKKGTRRTFHHLPNTKHQQQEPYSSFAESSQPIRFGADQMKSTSQGPKVVRMYSGSSSQPAEYSLKETSPVLGGGRIVGGRVVRGGRISSTYDLVEPMQFLFVRVVKAQDLPSKDITGSLDPYVEVRVGNYKGVTQHFEKNQSPEWNTVFAFAKERMQSSVLDVVVKDKDMLKDDFVGIVRVDLHEVPTRVAPDSPLAPEWYRLENKKGEKKKGELMLAIWIGTQADEAFPDAFHTDVASPIDMSVPSTQIRGKVYHSPRLWYVRVNVIEAQDLVVSEKNRFPDVYVKARIGNQLLRTRPIKSQTMNALWNEDLMFVAAEPFEEHLILSVEDRVASNKDEALGVVIIPLNTVERRADNRFVRSRWYNLQEPGSAEIEEPKKKEKFSSRIHLRVSLDGGYHVLDESTHYSSDLRPTAKQLWKSSIGILELGILNVDGLHPSKTRDGRGTTDTYCVAKYGHKWVRTRTVIDSLNPKFNEQYTWEVYDPATVLTVGVFDNGQLEEKGSNGKRDTKVGKVRIRVSTLETGRVYTHSYPLLILHPSGVKKMGELHLAIRFSCASMINMMFLYSRPLLPKMHYVEPLSVTLQDKLRHQAVNIVAARLSRAEPPLRKEVVEYMSDADSHLWSMRRSKANFFRLMSVFSGLFSVGKWFGDVCLWKNPITTSLVHVLFLMLVCFPELILPTVFLYMCLIGLWNYQYRPRYPPHMNTRISHADSTHPDELDEEFDTFPTSRSSELVRMRYDRLRSLAGRIQTVVGDVATQGERIQALLSWRDPRATVLFIIFCLLAAIVLYATPFQVIAGLSGVYAMRHPRFRHKLPSAPLNFFRRLPAKTDSML from the coding sequence ATGATTAACCTCAAGCTTGGGGTTGAAGTTGTTGGTGCCCACAATCTTTTGTCTAAAGATGGCCAAGGCTCATCTAGTCCCTTTGTAGAGCTTCACTTTGATGGCCAAAAATTCCGCACCACAATCAAAGAAAAAGATCTGGACCCTGCTTGGAATGAGACTTTCTATTTCAATGTTTCTGATCCTAATGAATTGTCCAGCCTCACACTTGAAGCTCTTGTTTTCAACAATAACAAATCAAGCCAATCTAAATCATCTCTTGGGAAGGTCAAGATCAATGGATCATCCTTTGTTCCATACTCTGATGCTGTTGTTTTGCATTACCCTTTGGAAAAGGCAGGTGTTTTCTCGCGTGCTAGGGGAGAGCTTGGCCTGAAAGTCTTTATAACTGATGATCCATCTATTAGGATATCAAACTCATTTCCTACAACGGATTCTTCATCACATATCAGTTCCTTTTCAAGCCTAAGTGATGAACCTACACAACGAGTCCCGAATTTCATCTCTGAACCAGTCGCTAATGGTAAAAAAGGGACTAGACGCACATTCCACCACCTGCCAAACACGAAGCACCAGCAACAAGAGCCTTATTCTTCCTTTGCAGAATCTAGTCAACCCATAAGATTTGGGGCTGATCAGATGAAATCTACCTCTCAGGGGCCGAAAGTAGTGCGGATGTATTCAGGTTCATCTTCACAGCCAGCTGAATATTCATTGAAAGAGACAAGCCCTGTCCTTGGAGGAGGGCGTATAGTGGGGGGGCGAGTTGTTCGAGGTGGCAGAATATCCAGCACATATGACCTTGTTGAGCCTATGCAATTCCTGTTTGTAAGAGTCGTGAAAGCACAAGATTTGCCTTCTAAAGATATCACAGGAAGTCTTGACCCTTATGTTGAAGTAAGAGTTGGGAACTACAAAGGAGTCACACAACACTTCGAGAAAAATCAAAGCCCAGAATGGAATACAGTATTTGCTTTTGCTAAAGAAAGAATGCAGTCTTCTGTTTTGGATGTTGTGGTTAAGGATAAGGATATGTTGAAAGATGACTTTGTTGGGATTGTTCGAGTTGATCTGCATGAAGTTCCAACCCGAGTTGCTCCAGATAGTCCATTGGCTCCAGAGTGGTATCGCCTGGAAAACAAGAAAGGGGAGAAAAAGAAGGGAGAACTGATGCTTGCAATTTGGATTGGTACACAAGCTGACGAAGCATTCCCTGATGCCTTCCATACAGATGTAGCTAGTCCAATAGATATGTCAGTGCCGTCTACCCAAATCCGCGGAAAAGTGTACCATTCTCCTAGGCTGTGGTATGTTCGTGTCAATGTTATTGAAGCACAAGACTTAGTTGTGTCAGAGAAAAATCGTTTTCCTGATGTCTATGTGAAGGCTCGGATTGGTAACCAGTTGCTGAGGACTAGGCCAATTAAATCTCAAACTATGAATGCTCTGTGGAATGAGGATCTGATGTTCGTTGCTGCTGAACCATTTGAAGAACATCTGATACTTTCAGTTGAGGATCGTGTTGCTTCCAACAAAGATGAGGCCCTGGGAGTGGTCATTATACCATTAAACACTGTTGAAAGGCGTGCAGATAATCGATTTGTTCGATCAAGATGGTACAACCTCCAAGAACCGGGTTCAGCTGAGATTGAAGAgccaaagaagaaagaaaagtttTCCAGTAGGATCCATCTTCGTGTATCACTGGATGGAGGATACCATGTACTTGATGAGTCTACTCATTATAGTAGTGATCTTCGACCTACGGCAAAGCAGCTGTGGAAGTCATCAATTGGTATCTTGGAATTAGGTATCctgaatgttgatggattaCACCCATCAAAAACAAGAGATGGAAGGGGTACAACAGATACATATTGTGTGGCAAAGTATGGTCATAAGTGGGTGCGGACCAGGACGGTTATTGACAGCTTAAATCCGAAGTTTAATGAGCAATACACTTGGGAAGTCTATGACCCAGCGACTGTTCTGACAGTTGGGGTGTTTGACAATGGACAGCTTGAAGAAAAAGGTTCAAATGGCAAAAGAGACACGAAAGTTGGGAAGGTTCGTATTCGGGTCTCAACACTTGAAACTGGTCGAGTATACACACATTCTTATCCATTGCTCATCCTTCACCCCTCGGGTGTGAAGAAGATGGGAGAATTGCATCTCGCCATACGATTTTCATGTGCATCAATGATCAACATGATGTTTCTATACTCTAGACCGCTTTTACCAAAAATGCATTATGTGGAGCCATTGTCTGTAACGCTGCAAGATAAGCTGCGGCATCAAGCTGTAAATATTGTGGCTGCACGGCTAAGCCGTGCAGAACCTCCTCTCAGAAAAGAAGTGGTTGAATACATGAGTGATGCAGATTCACACCTCTGGAGCATGAGGCGCAGCAAAGCGAACTTTTTCAGGCTGATGTCCGTCTTTAGTGGATTATTCTCTGTTGGGAAATGGTTTGGAGATGTATGCTTGTGGAAGAATCCTATCACGACATCATTAGTACATGTTCTCTTCCTTATGCTTGTCTGTTTCCCAGAATTAATCCTCCCAACGGTGTTTCTGTACATGTGCCTAATAGGGCTTTGGAACTATCAGTACCGACCGAGGTACCCTCCTCATATGAACACAAGAATATCACATGCTGATTCAACACATCCTGATGAGCTTGATGAGGAATTCGACACCTTCCCTACATCACGGAGTTCAGAACTTGTTAGGATGAGGTATGATCGTCTTAGAAGTCTAGCTGGTCGAATTCAGACAGTAGTAGGAGATGTGGCGACACAAGGTGAGCGAATCCAGGCACTGCTTAGTTGGCGAGACCCGCGTGCCACTGtattattcattatattctGCCTGCTTGCTGCCATTGTGTTGTATGCTACACCTTTTCAAGTGATTGCTGGCCTGTCTGGCGTTTACGCAATGAGGCATCCCAGGTTCCGCCACAAATTGCCATCAGCACCCCTGAATTTCTTTCGCCGGCTTCCAGCTAAGACTGATAGTATGCTATAG